A window of the Streptomyces sp. NBC_01351 genome harbors these coding sequences:
- a CDS encoding ABC transporter substrate-binding protein has product MTALAVLAVAGCTADTATDAGERAATAGTGATTTYPFTMKNCGTDVTYKAAPKKVVTLNQTAAEILIHLGVGDRIVGSGYEIEKTPDAIAEQYKKIPLLSAHGQEIKHEKLLEAQPDFVYSSFASMFTAEQSGDRKQLHDLGVPTYLTEFDCSFHESVAGADFEMMYEEYRRLGKIMDVPAAGEKLATEQQAVVAKALGAVKKRDTPLKVMWFYSTYEGTPWAAGPGGLPQHISDLVGVQNIFADAKTKWAEVSWDEVAARNPDVIILADLTRGEPNDTAKEKIDLLKKDPLTSRLNAVKGDRFISIPGSHMDPGYGSASVVPALVDGLNRLG; this is encoded by the coding sequence GTGACGGCCCTGGCGGTGCTCGCGGTTGCGGGGTGCACGGCCGACACCGCTACCGATGCCGGCGAGCGGGCAGCGACGGCGGGGACGGGCGCGACGACGACCTACCCGTTCACCATGAAGAACTGCGGCACCGATGTGACCTACAAGGCCGCTCCGAAGAAGGTCGTCACCCTGAACCAGACCGCCGCCGAGATCCTCATCCACCTGGGCGTGGGTGACCGGATCGTCGGGTCGGGCTACGAGATCGAAAAGACGCCGGACGCGATCGCCGAGCAGTACAAGAAGATTCCGCTCCTGTCCGCGCACGGGCAGGAGATCAAACACGAGAAGCTGCTGGAAGCGCAGCCGGACTTCGTCTACAGCTCCTTCGCGAGCATGTTCACCGCCGAGCAGTCCGGCGACCGGAAGCAGCTGCACGACCTGGGCGTGCCGACTTACCTGACGGAGTTCGACTGCTCGTTCCACGAGAGCGTGGCGGGCGCGGACTTCGAGATGATGTACGAGGAGTACCGTCGGCTGGGCAAGATCATGGACGTGCCCGCCGCCGGAGAGAAGCTGGCGACCGAACAGCAGGCCGTGGTGGCCAAGGCGCTGGGCGCCGTCAAGAAGCGGGACACTCCGCTGAAGGTGATGTGGTTCTACTCCACTTACGAGGGGACTCCGTGGGCAGCGGGCCCCGGTGGTCTGCCGCAGCACATCTCGGACCTCGTTGGTGTCCAGAACATCTTCGCCGACGCGAAGACCAAGTGGGCCGAGGTGAGCTGGGACGAGGTCGCCGCCCGGAATCCCGACGTCATCATCCTGGCCGACCTGACCCGAGGCGAACCCAACGACACGGCCAAGGAGAAGATCGACCTGCTCAAGAAGGACCCCCTCACCAGCAGGCTCAACGCGGTGAAGGGTGACCGGTTCATCTCCATCCCCGGCTCCCACATGGATCCCGGCTACGGCAGCGCGTCCGTGGTTCCCGCGCTGGTCGACGGCCTGAACAGGCTCGGCTGA
- a CDS encoding FecCD family ABC transporter permease has translation MRRRRAPTVALFFLAVAGLVVSVVAASLFGSADIRPLDVVSTILRHVGLGGIAPTPPLPGLLDALIWESRFPRVLLAAAVGMALAVSGAVLQAVTRNSLADPYLLGVSSGASTGAVAVLLLGIGGSISLSTGAFVGGLVSFGLLLLLLGGGRVASPSRVVLTGVLVSQFFAAVTSVILMVSGDANSTRGFTYWLLGTLGGARWEGVTVTVVIILIGVVAVQFFAPALDAFTFGWDSAAALGINVTAARIWLMVLTSVITAAAVAASGAIGFIGLLIPHAVRILASPTHRTLLPLSAIVGAIFLIWVDAFARTAFSPHELPAGVITALLGAPAFALVLKRLES, from the coding sequence GTGCGCCGGCGGCGCGCCCCGACGGTGGCGCTCTTCTTCCTGGCCGTGGCCGGACTGGTGGTGTCGGTCGTCGCCGCGTCGCTGTTCGGGAGCGCGGACATCCGGCCCCTGGATGTCGTCTCCACGATCCTCCGGCATGTCGGTCTAGGCGGTATCGCCCCCACTCCGCCCCTGCCGGGGCTGCTGGACGCCCTGATCTGGGAGTCGCGCTTCCCGCGGGTGCTGCTGGCCGCCGCCGTCGGCATGGCCCTGGCGGTCTCGGGCGCGGTCCTGCAAGCGGTCACCAGGAATTCCCTGGCCGACCCCTACCTGCTGGGAGTCTCCTCCGGTGCCTCCACCGGCGCGGTCGCCGTGCTCCTACTGGGCATCGGTGGAAGCATCTCGCTGTCGACCGGAGCTTTCGTCGGCGGCCTGGTTTCCTTCGGCCTGCTGCTGCTCCTGCTCGGCGGGGGGCGCGTCGCCAGCCCTTCCCGGGTGGTGCTCACCGGCGTACTCGTGTCCCAGTTCTTCGCCGCGGTCACCTCGGTCATCCTCATGGTCAGCGGGGACGCGAACTCCACCCGGGGCTTCACATACTGGCTGCTCGGCACCCTCGGCGGCGCCCGGTGGGAAGGGGTGACCGTCACCGTCGTGATCATCCTGATCGGGGTGGTCGCCGTCCAGTTCTTCGCGCCCGCCCTCGACGCCTTCACGTTCGGATGGGACTCCGCCGCCGCCCTGGGGATCAATGTCACCGCGGCCCGCATCTGGCTGATGGTGCTGACCTCGGTCATCACGGCGGCCGCCGTGGCGGCCTCCGGCGCGATCGGCTTCATAGGGCTGCTCATCCCGCATGCCGTCCGCATTCTGGCGAGCCCGACGCACCGCACCCTGCTTCCCCTGTCCGCGATCGTCGGCGCCATCTTCCTCATCTGGGTGGACGCGTTCGCACGGACAGCGTTCTCCCCCCACGAGCTGCCCGCCGGCGTCATCACCGCGCTTCTCGGCGCGCCCGCCTTCGCGCTGGTCCTGAAGCGTCTGGAGTCCTGA
- a CDS encoding ABC transporter ATP-binding protein, with protein MGRITSTQLSWSVKGHRLLDNIEMAADDGKVVGLLGPNGSGKSTLLRLLAGLRRPDTGTVRYDDTGLDELGRRVLARRLAVVEQDVSAHNYVNVRQVVELGRTPFRGRFDALTERDRRIVDAALERTDITDKQHRSWHTLSGGEKQRTQLARALAQEPQEILLDEPTNHLDIRHQLELLDLLTSLDVTCVVALHDLNLAARYCDHIVVLNRGQVAAAGTPQAVLTPDLIRSVYGVNVLVDREHTTGALRITYLAATATRTTATQAVQLDAP; from the coding sequence ATGGGCCGCATCACCAGCACCCAACTCTCCTGGTCGGTCAAAGGCCACCGGCTACTGGACAACATCGAGATGGCGGCCGACGACGGAAAGGTCGTCGGCCTCCTCGGCCCCAACGGCTCGGGCAAGTCGACACTGCTGCGTCTGCTCGCCGGACTGCGGCGCCCCGACACCGGAACCGTCCGCTACGACGACACCGGTCTGGACGAGCTCGGCCGCCGGGTGCTGGCCCGGCGGCTCGCCGTCGTCGAACAGGACGTGTCCGCCCACAATTACGTCAACGTCCGCCAGGTCGTGGAACTCGGCCGCACACCCTTCCGCGGCCGCTTCGACGCGCTGACCGAGCGCGATCGGCGGATCGTCGACGCGGCGCTGGAACGCACCGACATCACCGACAAGCAACACCGGAGCTGGCACACCCTCTCCGGAGGGGAGAAACAGCGCACCCAACTCGCTCGCGCCCTCGCCCAGGAACCCCAGGAGATCCTGCTCGACGAACCCACCAACCACCTCGACATCCGCCACCAGCTCGAACTCCTCGACCTGCTGACATCGCTGGACGTCACCTGCGTCGTCGCCCTGCACGACCTCAACCTCGCCGCCCGATACTGCGACCACATCGTCGTCCTCAACCGCGGACAGGTCGCCGCAGCGGGGACCCCGCAGGCCGTGCTGACCCCGGACCTGATCCGGTCGGTCTACGGCGTCAACGTGCTCGTCGACCGCGAACACACCACCGGCGCCCTCCGCATCACCTACCTGGCCGCCACAGCCACGCGAACGACTGCCACACAAGCGGTGCAACTCGATGCCCCGTAG
- a CDS encoding IPT/TIG domain-containing protein: MSSNGVLRGPRSRWRNRLMGVAASSALAAGGLTALAVPAAAEGVCAAPVVADAVTTITCTAGGSGSLTVPDGVSSGVVTLDGAGGGNASDGTPGGKGAHLVATVPATPGQTYNVTVGRRGANAAANPQFGAPGAGGALVAVTTAAGTPLLTAGSGGGAGGPGIGSPAYPGAAGGDSGNAGADGNGLVPDAQGGTGGGPGTDTAGGTAGTGGPGADNEGANGSPGAYPNGSGGSAAQGVFSPTGAGGRGGAGYGGGGRGGAGGRYGTTGGAGGGGGGGSSLVSGTVQGSPVTLANGANAGDGLIVFAFHRDAPTITAISPDTGLAAGGTAMTVTGTNLAGAVITFGAGNPATGVSCTPTSCTATAPAGSGTVDVQATTPGGTSAASPAGRYTYIPVPVVTSLSPSAGTTDGGTVITVNGTGLSGATSLTFGPGNPAGGLSCTATACTATAPAHAAGPVDVQVSTPGGTSAVVGAGRYTYQLPPADIDVDLTVQPGLSLLVPYLTHTLTAHNTGPGTVTSATLIATLPPGSSATALSPGCTVMGTTVTCLYGTIAGGAASTKTFRVPLGLLSLGRVSVTATRTVSVPADPNALNDSATATCTVVSVLLATCP, from the coding sequence ATGTCATCGAATGGCGTGTTACGCGGACCAAGATCCCGGTGGCGCAACCGGCTGATGGGGGTGGCCGCGTCGTCCGCGCTGGCCGCGGGCGGCCTGACGGCTCTGGCGGTTCCGGCGGCGGCGGAAGGGGTGTGCGCCGCCCCGGTGGTGGCGGATGCGGTCACCACGATCACCTGCACGGCGGGTGGTTCCGGAAGTCTCACCGTGCCCGACGGCGTGTCCAGCGGTGTGGTCACTCTCGACGGCGCCGGGGGCGGGAACGCCTCCGACGGCACACCGGGCGGCAAGGGCGCGCACCTCGTGGCGACCGTCCCCGCGACTCCCGGGCAGACGTACAACGTCACCGTCGGCAGACGTGGCGCCAACGCCGCCGCGAACCCGCAGTTCGGCGCGCCCGGGGCCGGCGGTGCCCTCGTCGCGGTGACCACGGCCGCCGGCACCCCTTTGCTGACTGCGGGTTCGGGCGGTGGCGCGGGCGGACCCGGCATCGGCTCCCCGGCCTACCCGGGAGCGGCCGGCGGTGACAGCGGGAACGCGGGCGCCGACGGCAACGGTCTGGTCCCGGACGCGCAGGGCGGTACGGGCGGAGGCCCGGGCACCGACACCGCCGGCGGGACGGCGGGGACCGGAGGGCCCGGGGCGGACAACGAGGGCGCGAACGGCTCCCCGGGCGCCTACCCGAACGGCTCCGGCGGCTCCGCCGCGCAGGGAGTCTTCAGTCCGACCGGTGCAGGCGGGCGCGGCGGAGCCGGGTACGGCGGCGGAGGCCGGGGCGGAGCCGGTGGCCGGTACGGAACCACCGGTGGCGCAGGCGGTGGCGGGGGCGGCGGATCCAGCCTGGTCTCCGGCACGGTTCAAGGCTCACCGGTCACCCTGGCCAACGGGGCCAACGCCGGGGACGGCCTGATCGTGTTCGCCTTCCACCGGGACGCGCCCACGATCACCGCCATCAGCCCGGACACCGGACTCGCGGCGGGTGGCACGGCGATGACGGTCACCGGCACGAATCTGGCGGGCGCCGTCATCACCTTCGGCGCGGGCAACCCCGCTACCGGCGTCTCCTGCACCCCGACCTCCTGCACCGCCACCGCACCGGCCGGGAGTGGGACGGTGGACGTACAGGCCACCACGCCCGGCGGCACCAGTGCCGCGTCCCCCGCCGGCCGGTACACCTACATTCCCGTACCCGTGGTGACCTCGCTCAGCCCGTCCGCGGGCACGACGGACGGCGGGACCGTGATCACGGTCAACGGCACCGGCCTGAGCGGCGCCACCTCGCTCACCTTCGGCCCCGGAAACCCGGCCGGCGGTCTGTCCTGCACCGCCACCGCGTGCACGGCCACCGCACCCGCGCACGCCGCGGGCCCCGTCGACGTGCAGGTGAGCACGCCCGGAGGCACCAGCGCCGTGGTCGGCGCGGGCCGGTACACGTACCAGCTCCCGCCCGCCGACATCGACGTGGACCTGACCGTGCAGCCCGGCCTGAGCCTCCTTGTCCCGTACCTCACCCACACCCTGACCGCCCACAACACCGGCCCCGGTACGGTCACTTCGGCCACGCTCATCGCGACACTGCCGCCGGGCTCGTCCGCCACCGCCCTGTCCCCGGGGTGCACCGTCATGGGGACGACGGTGACCTGCCTCTACGGCACCATCGCCGGCGGCGCCGCTTCGACCAAGACGTTCCGGGTGCCGCTGGGCCTGCTCTCGCTGGGCCGCGTCTCGGTCACCGCGACTCGGACGGTGTCCGTTCCGGCCGACCCCAACGCGCTCAACGACAGTGCGACCGCCACCTGCACGGTCGTCTCCGTCCTCCTGGCCACCTGTCCCTGA
- a CDS encoding SDR family NAD(P)-dependent oxidoreductase, with product MGQLDGKVAVVTGGSAGIGLAIAARFVQEGARVFLTGRREAELAAASTTLGSSVIAVPGDVTREADLARLYTAVAAAGSPVDILVANAGGGRSAGLADLTQDQFDLTSDLNFKATFFTVQRALPLFKDGGSIILLGSAAGSAGSRRFGVYAATKAAVRSMARSMALELADRGIRVNTLSPGPIATPSLTRAPAEVVEEATDRVPLGRLGRPEEVASAALFLASRESSYITGIELFVDGGARQV from the coding sequence ATGGGACAGCTCGACGGCAAGGTCGCGGTGGTCACGGGCGGTTCGGCCGGCATCGGCCTGGCGATAGCCGCTCGCTTTGTCCAGGAGGGCGCCCGGGTCTTCCTCACCGGCCGACGGGAGGCGGAACTCGCCGCGGCCTCAACCACATTGGGAAGCTCTGTGATCGCCGTCCCGGGTGACGTGACCCGGGAGGCCGACCTCGCCCGCCTCTACACGGCCGTGGCGGCGGCGGGCAGCCCCGTGGACATCCTGGTGGCCAACGCCGGAGGTGGTCGGTCGGCCGGACTCGCCGATCTCACGCAGGACCAGTTCGACCTCACATCGGACCTGAACTTCAAGGCGACCTTCTTCACCGTTCAGCGCGCACTGCCCCTTTTCAAGGATGGCGGTTCGATCATCCTGCTCGGCTCGGCCGCCGGCTCTGCCGGGTCCAGGCGCTTCGGCGTCTACGCTGCGACGAAGGCCGCCGTCCGTTCGATGGCCCGCAGCATGGCCCTGGAGCTGGCCGACCGCGGAATCCGCGTCAACACCCTCAGCCCCGGCCCCATCGCCACCCCGTCCTTGACCCGGGCTCCCGCCGAGGTCGTCGAGGAGGCGACGGACCGCGTTCCCCTCGGCCGCCTCGGCCGCCCGGAGGAAGTCGCCTCCGCCGCGCTGTTCCTCGCCTCACGCGAAAGCAGCTACATCACCGGGATCGAACTCTTCGTGGACGGCGGCGCCCGCCAGGTCTGA
- the ppnP gene encoding pyrimidine/purine nucleoside phosphorylase, with protein MFKVNEYFDGTVKSIAFTQEQGPATIGVMAAGEYEFGTAAPEIMHVISGALTVKLPNAADWETFSTGSHFKVPADSKFQLKVAVETAYLCEYR; from the coding sequence ATGTTCAAGGTCAACGAATACTTCGACGGCACGGTCAAGTCGATCGCCTTCACCCAGGAGCAAGGCCCGGCAACCATCGGTGTCATGGCTGCCGGCGAGTACGAATTCGGCACGGCCGCCCCGGAAATCATGCACGTGATCAGCGGCGCCCTGACCGTCAAGCTCCCCAACGCCGCCGATTGGGAGACCTTCTCCACCGGCAGTCATTTCAAGGTCCCGGCCGACAGCAAGTTCCAGCTCAAGGTCGCAGTCGAAACCGCCTACCTCTGCGAATACCGCTAA
- a CDS encoding acyl-CoA thioesterase encodes MTADITTGARAHKVPTDSRVTLAHIMSEHDTNLYGTIHGGVVMKLIDDAAAASAGRHADGPAVTVSVDRMTFLAPARAGDLLTVHSTLERAGRTSMTVAVRVTAERWNATTSPATEVATARLSFVAIDADGRPRPVPGLLEP; translated from the coding sequence GTGACCGCGGACATCACCACAGGCGCCCGGGCCCACAAGGTGCCGACCGACTCCCGTGTGACCCTCGCCCACATCATGAGCGAGCACGACACCAACCTGTACGGGACCATCCACGGCGGAGTCGTGATGAAGCTCATCGACGACGCCGCCGCGGCATCGGCAGGCCGACACGCCGACGGCCCCGCCGTCACGGTCTCCGTGGACCGGATGACGTTCCTCGCCCCGGCCCGCGCGGGAGACCTGCTCACCGTCCACTCCACGCTCGAACGCGCGGGACGAACCTCGATGACCGTTGCCGTCCGGGTCACCGCGGAACGCTGGAACGCCACCACCAGCCCCGCCACGGAAGTGGCCACCGCACGGCTGAGCTTCGTCGCCATCGACGCCGACGGACGGCCGCGCCCCGTCCCGGGCCTCCTGGAGCCGTAG
- a CDS encoding short-chain fatty acyl-CoA regulator family protein, which translates to MSKTYAGARLRRLREERRMSQAELARVLGISPSYLNQMEHDSRPLTVPVLLRLTEAFGVDPGFFSERDTSRLVADLREALAGEVAEARVSPSDLAELATRMPAVASVLLDLGRRSQLLAERLAEAADGRDGGSVDAPRSPHEEIREFFYRRQNYLHDADLAAEELAAEIGIRPGDVLHALTRRLAERHRVRLAPDSDRLHHYDAASRVLHLSNRLRPGQQAFRMATQLALLEYGDELDRLAAEDFPSGSPAHGLARIGIANYFAAALILPYRAFHSAAEEYRYDIERLTDHFGLGYETVCHRLSTLQRSRLRGVPFSFVRVDRAGNMSKRQSATTGFHFSRAGGTCPLWNVYEAFAAPGRIHVQVAAMPDGQRHLWTARAITRHRGGWGEPGKTFAIGLGCEIRHASRLVYSDGLDLDNTAAATPIGMGCRLCERLDCPQRAVPPLGRALAVDENSSTFIPYPVSGN; encoded by the coding sequence GTGAGCAAGACGTACGCGGGAGCCAGGCTGCGGCGGCTGCGCGAGGAACGGCGGATGAGCCAGGCGGAGTTGGCCCGGGTCCTCGGGATCTCGCCGAGCTACCTCAACCAGATGGAGCACGATTCGCGCCCGCTGACCGTCCCCGTGCTGCTGAGGCTGACCGAGGCCTTCGGCGTCGACCCCGGCTTCTTCTCCGAGCGGGACACCAGCCGCCTGGTGGCCGACCTGCGCGAGGCGCTCGCCGGTGAGGTCGCCGAGGCCAGAGTGTCCCCCTCCGACCTGGCCGAGCTCGCCACCCGGATGCCCGCCGTGGCCTCGGTCCTGCTGGACCTCGGCCGGCGCAGCCAGCTGCTGGCCGAGCGGCTCGCCGAGGCCGCCGACGGCCGGGACGGGGGTTCGGTGGATGCGCCTCGCTCGCCGCACGAGGAGATCCGCGAGTTCTTCTACCGCCGCCAGAACTACCTCCACGACGCCGACCTGGCCGCCGAAGAGCTCGCCGCCGAGATCGGCATCCGCCCCGGGGACGTCCTCCACGCCCTCACCCGCCGGCTCGCCGAACGCCATCGGGTGAGGCTCGCCCCGGACTCCGACCGGCTGCACCACTACGACGCCGCGAGCCGGGTCCTACACTTGTCGAACCGGCTGCGGCCGGGGCAGCAGGCGTTCCGGATGGCCACCCAACTGGCGCTGCTCGAGTACGGCGACGAGCTCGACCGGCTCGCGGCGGAGGACTTCCCCTCCGGATCCCCCGCCCACGGCCTGGCCCGGATCGGCATCGCGAACTACTTCGCGGCCGCGCTGATCCTCCCGTACCGGGCCTTCCACAGCGCCGCCGAGGAATACCGCTACGACATCGAGCGGCTCACCGACCACTTCGGCCTCGGCTACGAGACCGTCTGCCACCGTCTCAGCACCCTCCAGCGCTCCAGGCTGCGCGGGGTCCCGTTCTCCTTCGTCCGCGTCGACCGCGCCGGAAACATGTCCAAGCGACAGTCCGCCACCACCGGATTCCACTTCTCCCGCGCGGGCGGCACCTGCCCCCTGTGGAACGTCTACGAAGCCTTCGCCGCACCCGGCCGCATCCACGTCCAGGTCGCCGCCATGCCCGACGGGCAGCGCCACCTGTGGACCGCCCGCGCCATCACCCGCCACCGCGGCGGCTGGGGCGAACCCGGCAAGACCTTCGCCATCGGCCTGGGATGCGAGATCCGCCACGCCTCCCGCCTCGTCTACTCCGACGGCCTCGACCTCGACAACACCGCCGCCGCCACACCCATCGGCATGGGCTGCCGGCTCTGCGAACGCCTCGACTGCCCCCAGCGCGCCGTCCCGCCGCTCGGCCGGGCCCTCGCCGTCGACGAGAACAGCAGCACCTTCATCCCCTACCCGGTGAGCGGGAACTGA
- the aceA gene encoding isocitrate lyase, whose translation MAEANTTTAAAQRLEQRWASDPRWAGIERTYTAHDVVRLSGSVREEHTLARRGAERLWRQLHERDYVHALGALTGGQAVQQVRAGLQAIYLSGWQVAADANQAGHTYPDQSLYPVNSVPQVVRRINNALLRADQIATAEGGSDTTDWLAPIVAEAGFGGPLNAFELTKAMIAAGAAGIHYEDQLASEKKCGHLGGKVLVPTSQHIRTLNAARLAADIADTPILIIARTDALAANLLTSDVDERDAQFVTGERTAEGFYRVQNGMAPVIARGLAYAPYADLIWVETGTPDLAQAREFAEAIHARYPDQMLAYNCSPSFNWKAALDDDQIAKFQRELGAMGYRFQFITLAGFHSLNHGMFDLARGYAEHGMTAYVDLQEREFAAQAHGFTAVRHQREVGTGYFDLVSTAVNPASSTTALTGSTEEEQFH comes from the coding sequence ATGGCAGAGGCGAACACGACGACAGCAGCGGCCCAACGGCTGGAGCAGCGCTGGGCGTCCGACCCGCGATGGGCCGGTATCGAGCGGACCTACACCGCCCATGACGTGGTGCGGCTCTCCGGCAGCGTCCGCGAGGAGCACACCCTGGCCCGGCGCGGAGCCGAGCGGCTGTGGCGCCAGCTCCACGAGCGGGACTACGTCCACGCGCTCGGCGCGCTCACCGGCGGTCAGGCCGTCCAGCAGGTCCGGGCGGGGCTCCAGGCGATCTACCTCTCCGGCTGGCAGGTGGCGGCGGACGCCAACCAGGCCGGTCACACCTACCCGGACCAGAGCCTGTACCCGGTCAACTCCGTTCCCCAGGTGGTGCGTCGCATCAACAACGCGCTGCTGCGCGCCGACCAGATCGCCACCGCCGAGGGCGGCAGCGACACGACCGACTGGCTGGCGCCGATCGTCGCCGAGGCCGGCTTCGGCGGACCACTGAACGCATTCGAGCTGACCAAGGCGATGATCGCGGCCGGTGCGGCCGGCATCCACTACGAGGACCAGCTCGCCTCCGAGAAGAAGTGCGGCCACCTCGGCGGCAAGGTGCTCGTCCCCACCTCCCAGCACATCCGCACCCTCAACGCGGCCCGCCTCGCCGCCGACATCGCGGACACCCCGATCCTGATCATCGCCCGCACGGACGCCCTCGCAGCGAACTTGCTGACCAGCGATGTCGACGAGCGCGACGCGCAGTTCGTCACCGGCGAGCGCACGGCAGAGGGCTTCTACCGGGTGCAGAACGGCATGGCGCCCGTGATCGCCCGCGGCCTGGCCTACGCCCCGTACGCCGACCTCATCTGGGTCGAGACCGGCACCCCTGACCTCGCCCAGGCCCGCGAGTTCGCCGAGGCCATCCACGCGCGGTATCCGGACCAGATGCTCGCCTACAACTGCTCCCCCTCCTTCAACTGGAAGGCGGCGCTGGACGACGACCAGATCGCCAAGTTCCAGAGGGAGTTGGGTGCGATGGGCTACCGCTTCCAGTTCATCACCCTGGCGGGCTTCCACTCCCTCAACCACGGCATGTTCGATCTCGCCCGCGGCTACGCCGAACACGGCATGACCGCCTACGTCGACCTCCAGGAGCGCGAATTCGCCGCGCAGGCCCACGGCTTCACGGCCGTCAGGCACCAGCGCGAGGTCGGCACCGGCTACTTCGACCTCGTCTCCACCGCCGTCAACCCGGCCTCCTCCACGACGGCGCTCACCGGCTCCACCGAGGAGGAGCAGTTCCACTAG
- the aceB gene encoding malate synthase A: MPLKPPSSSVQVLGAPGERHEEILTPQALEFIGRLHSAFADRRLGVLKERRRRSARLAEGKPLDFPLATRAVREDPDWRVAPPGPGLSDRRVEITGPPERRMTVNALNSGARVWMADFEDATAPTWDNVIGGQLSLLDAIERSIDFTTPEGKEYRLGEQLATIMVRPRGWHLTEEHVEIDGRPVSASLVDFGLYFFHCAQRQIDAGYGPYFYLPKLENAFEARLWNDVFVLAQDLLGIPRGTVRATVLIETITAAFEMEEILSELREHSAGLNAGRWDYLFSLIKTFGHRTDFHLPDRATVTMTAPFMRAYTELLVRTCHKRGAHAIGGMAAHVPSRDTEANAAALAKVRLDKEREAEDGFDGSWVAHPGLVPVCREVFDGVLGGRPHQLDRTRDDVEVQRTDLLSVRRIAAPPTPEGVRANVAVALRYFDAWLRGSGAVALYGLMEDAATAEIARVQIWQWLRHGSVDRATVTGLLDAECAALAAEDADSLAAEAREVFERTALTTQLPAFFTPDAYSRHLVRHAVAAARVRS, translated from the coding sequence ATGCCCCTGAAACCCCCGTCCAGCAGTGTTCAGGTTCTCGGCGCACCGGGCGAGCGCCACGAGGAGATCCTGACGCCCCAGGCCCTGGAGTTCATCGGCCGACTCCACTCGGCCTTCGCCGACCGCCGCCTGGGCGTCCTCAAGGAGCGCCGCCGCCGCTCCGCCCGCCTGGCCGAAGGCAAGCCACTCGATTTCCCACTCGCCACGCGCGCCGTCCGCGAGGACCCCGACTGGCGGGTCGCACCTCCCGGTCCAGGTCTCAGCGACCGCAGGGTGGAGATCACCGGACCGCCCGAGCGCCGCATGACCGTCAACGCCCTCAACTCCGGTGCCCGCGTCTGGATGGCGGACTTCGAGGATGCCACCGCGCCCACCTGGGACAACGTCATCGGGGGCCAGCTGAGCCTGCTCGACGCCATAGAGCGGAGCATCGACTTCACCACCCCCGAGGGCAAGGAGTACCGCCTCGGCGAGCAGCTTGCGACCATCATGGTCCGCCCGCGGGGCTGGCACCTCACCGAGGAACACGTGGAGATCGACGGCCGCCCCGTCTCCGCCTCCCTCGTCGACTTCGGCCTGTACTTCTTCCACTGCGCACAGCGGCAGATCGACGCCGGGTACGGCCCGTACTTCTACCTCCCCAAACTGGAGAACGCGTTCGAGGCCCGGCTGTGGAACGACGTGTTCGTCCTCGCCCAGGACCTCCTCGGAATCCCGCGCGGCACCGTACGCGCGACCGTCCTGATCGAGACGATCACCGCCGCCTTCGAGATGGAGGAGATCCTCTCCGAGCTTCGCGAGCACAGCGCCGGCCTCAACGCGGGGCGCTGGGACTACCTCTTCAGCCTGATCAAGACCTTCGGCCACCGCACTGACTTCCACCTGCCCGACCGCGCCACGGTCACCATGACCGCCCCCTTCATGCGCGCCTACACCGAACTCCTCGTCCGTACCTGCCACAAGCGCGGAGCCCACGCCATCGGTGGCATGGCGGCCCACGTGCCCAGCCGGGACACCGAGGCCAACGCCGCCGCCCTGGCCAAGGTCCGGCTCGACAAGGAACGCGAGGCCGAGGACGGCTTCGACGGCTCCTGGGTAGCCCACCCCGGCCTGGTCCCCGTCTGCCGCGAGGTCTTCGACGGAGTTCTGGGCGGCCGACCCCACCAGCTCGACCGCACGCGGGACGACGTCGAGGTGCAGCGGACGGACCTGCTGTCCGTCCGCCGGATCGCCGCACCGCCGACCCCCGAGGGCGTCCGCGCCAACGTCGCCGTCGCGCTGCGCTACTTCGACGCCTGGCTGCGCGGCAGCGGCGCGGTGGCGCTGTACGGGCTGATGGAGGACGCGGCGACCGCCGAGATCGCCCGGGTCCAGATCTGGCAGTGGCTCCGCCACGGCAGCGTGGACCGGGCCACCGTGACCGGCCTGCTGGACGCCGAATGTGCGGCGCTGGCCGCCGAGGACGCGGACTCTCTGGCCGCGGAAGCCCGCGAGGTGTTCGAGCGCACCGCCCTCACGACGCAGTTGCCCGCCTTCTTCACCCCGGACGCGTACTCCCGTCACCTCGTCCGCCACGCCGTCGCCGCTGCCCGGGTGCGGTCATGA